A genomic region of Equus caballus isolate H_3958 breed thoroughbred chromosome 1, TB-T2T, whole genome shotgun sequence contains the following coding sequences:
- the EEF1AKMT2 gene encoding EEF1A lysine methyltransferase 2 isoform X2, with protein MLQYLILELEMVFSWLNFPSSYGMWDAASAWFDEQCHVRAQDSNQQNAGPPAAECANLTTRPRGQPLRAKLGFSNITGIDYSPSAIQLSGSIIEKEGLSNIKLKVEDFLNLSTKLTGFHICIDKGTFDAISLNPDNALEKRKQYVKSLSRVLKVKGFFLITSCNWTKEELLNEFSEGFQLFEELPTPKFSFGGRSGNSVAALVFQKT; from the exons ATGCTTCAGTACTTGATATTGGAACTGGAAATGGTGTTTTCCTGGTTGAACTT tccttctagttatggcatgtgggacgctgcctcagcatggtttgacgagcagtgccatgtccgcgcccaggattcgaaccaacaaaacgctgggccacctgcagcggagtgtgcgaacttaaccactcggccacgaggccagcccctgagg GCAAAACTTGGTTTCTCTAATATTACTGGAATTGATTACTCTCCTTCTGCAATACAGCTTTCTGGAAGTATTATAGAAAAAGAAGGTTTATCTAACATTAAGTTGAAG GTAGAAGACTTTTTGAATCTTTCCACAAAACTGACTGGATTTCATATTTGTATTGACAAGGGGACTTTTGATGCCATAAGCCTTAATCCTGACAATGCACTTGAGAAGAGGAAACAATATGTGAAATCTCTCTCCCGGGTGTTGAAAGTGAAAGGCTTTTTTCTAATAACCTCATGTAATTGGACCAAGGAAGAGTTGCTAAATGAATTTAGTGAAG GATTTCAACTTTTCGAAGAGCTGCCAACACCCAAGTTCAGCTTTGGAGGCAGATCTGGAAACAGTGTAGCAGCATTGGTTTTCCAAAAAACGTGA
- the EEF1AKMT2 gene encoding EEF1A lysine methyltransferase 2 isoform X1, with amino-acid sequence MSAGADGGGGGGAGTEARSRGASPGADDFVPSALGTREHWDAVYERELQTFQECGDTGEIWFGEESMNRLIRWMQKHKIPLDASVLDIGTGNGVFLVELAKLGFSNITGIDYSPSAIQLSGSIIEKEGLSNIKLKVEDFLNLSTKLTGFHICIDKGTFDAISLNPDNALEKRKQYVKSLSRVLKVKGFFLITSCNWTKEELLNEFSEGFQLFEELPTPKFSFGGRSGNSVAALVFQKT; translated from the exons ATGAGCGCGGGCGccgacggcggcggcggcggcggcgctgggACCGAGGCGCGGTCCCGAGGGGCCAGTCCAGGAGCGGATGACTTCGTACCGTCGGCGTTGGGGACCCGAGAGCA TTGGGATGCTGTCTATGAGAGAGAACTGCAAACTTTCCAAGAATGTGGAGATACAGGAGAAATATG GTTTGGAGAAGAGAGTATGAACCGACTAATAAGGTGGATGCAAAAACACAAGATTCCTTTGGATGCTTCAGTACTTGATATTGGAACTGGAAATGGTGTTTTCCTGGTTGAACTT GCAAAACTTGGTTTCTCTAATATTACTGGAATTGATTACTCTCCTTCTGCAATACAGCTTTCTGGAAGTATTATAGAAAAAGAAGGTTTATCTAACATTAAGTTGAAG GTAGAAGACTTTTTGAATCTTTCCACAAAACTGACTGGATTTCATATTTGTATTGACAAGGGGACTTTTGATGCCATAAGCCTTAATCCTGACAATGCACTTGAGAAGAGGAAACAATATGTGAAATCTCTCTCCCGGGTGTTGAAAGTGAAAGGCTTTTTTCTAATAACCTCATGTAATTGGACCAAGGAAGAGTTGCTAAATGAATTTAGTGAAG GATTTCAACTTTTCGAAGAGCTGCCAACACCCAAGTTCAGCTTTGGAGGCAGATCTGGAAACAGTGTAGCAGCATTGGTTTTCCAAAAAACGTGA
- the EEF1AKMT2 gene encoding EEF1A lysine methyltransferase 2 isoform X4, which produces MWDAASAWFDEQCHVRAQDSNQQNAGPPAAECANLTTRPRGQPLRAKLGFSNITGIDYSPSAIQLSGSIIEKEGLSNIKLKVEDFLNLSTKLTGFHICIDKGTFDAISLNPDNALEKRKQYVKSLSRVLKVKGFFLITSCNWTKEELLNEFSEGFQLFEELPTPKFSFGGRSGNSVAALVFQKT; this is translated from the exons atgtgggacgctgcctcagcatggtttgacgagcagtgccatgtccgcgcccaggattcgaaccaacaaaacgctgggccacctgcagcggagtgtgcgaacttaaccactcggccacgaggccagcccctgagg GCAAAACTTGGTTTCTCTAATATTACTGGAATTGATTACTCTCCTTCTGCAATACAGCTTTCTGGAAGTATTATAGAAAAAGAAGGTTTATCTAACATTAAGTTGAAG GTAGAAGACTTTTTGAATCTTTCCACAAAACTGACTGGATTTCATATTTGTATTGACAAGGGGACTTTTGATGCCATAAGCCTTAATCCTGACAATGCACTTGAGAAGAGGAAACAATATGTGAAATCTCTCTCCCGGGTGTTGAAAGTGAAAGGCTTTTTTCTAATAACCTCATGTAATTGGACCAAGGAAGAGTTGCTAAATGAATTTAGTGAAG GATTTCAACTTTTCGAAGAGCTGCCAACACCCAAGTTCAGCTTTGGAGGCAGATCTGGAAACAGTGTAGCAGCATTGGTTTTCCAAAAAACGTGA
- the EEF1AKMT2 gene encoding EEF1A lysine methyltransferase 2 isoform X5, with product MLQYLILELEMVFSWLNLLAKLGFSNITGIDYSPSAIQLSGSIIEKEGLSNIKLKVEDFLNLSTKLTGFHICIDKGTFDAISLNPDNALEKRKQYVKSLSRVLKVKGFFLITSCNWTKEELLNEFSEGFQLFEELPTPKFSFGGRSGNSVAALVFQKT from the exons ATGCTTCAGTACTTGATATTGGAACTGGAAATGGTGTTTTCCTGGTTGAACTTGTTG GCAAAACTTGGTTTCTCTAATATTACTGGAATTGATTACTCTCCTTCTGCAATACAGCTTTCTGGAAGTATTATAGAAAAAGAAGGTTTATCTAACATTAAGTTGAAG GTAGAAGACTTTTTGAATCTTTCCACAAAACTGACTGGATTTCATATTTGTATTGACAAGGGGACTTTTGATGCCATAAGCCTTAATCCTGACAATGCACTTGAGAAGAGGAAACAATATGTGAAATCTCTCTCCCGGGTGTTGAAAGTGAAAGGCTTTTTTCTAATAACCTCATGTAATTGGACCAAGGAAGAGTTGCTAAATGAATTTAGTGAAG GATTTCAACTTTTCGAAGAGCTGCCAACACCCAAGTTCAGCTTTGGAGGCAGATCTGGAAACAGTGTAGCAGCATTGGTTTTCCAAAAAACGTGA
- the EEF1AKMT2 gene encoding EEF1A lysine methyltransferase 2 isoform X3 → MLQYLILELEMVFSWLNFYGMWDAASAWFDEQCHVRAQDSNQQNAGPPAAECANLTTRPRGQPLRAKLGFSNITGIDYSPSAIQLSGSIIEKEGLSNIKLKVEDFLNLSTKLTGFHICIDKGTFDAISLNPDNALEKRKQYVKSLSRVLKVKGFFLITSCNWTKEELLNEFSEGFQLFEELPTPKFSFGGRSGNSVAALVFQKT, encoded by the exons ATGCTTCAGTACTTGATATTGGAACTGGAAATGGTGTTTTCCTGGTTGAACTT ttatggcatgtgggacgctgcctcagcatggtttgacgagcagtgccatgtccgcgcccaggattcgaaccaacaaaacgctgggccacctgcagcggagtgtgcgaacttaaccactcggccacgaggccagcccctgagg GCAAAACTTGGTTTCTCTAATATTACTGGAATTGATTACTCTCCTTCTGCAATACAGCTTTCTGGAAGTATTATAGAAAAAGAAGGTTTATCTAACATTAAGTTGAAG GTAGAAGACTTTTTGAATCTTTCCACAAAACTGACTGGATTTCATATTTGTATTGACAAGGGGACTTTTGATGCCATAAGCCTTAATCCTGACAATGCACTTGAGAAGAGGAAACAATATGTGAAATCTCTCTCCCGGGTGTTGAAAGTGAAAGGCTTTTTTCTAATAACCTCATGTAATTGGACCAAGGAAGAGTTGCTAAATGAATTTAGTGAAG GATTTCAACTTTTCGAAGAGCTGCCAACACCCAAGTTCAGCTTTGGAGGCAGATCTGGAAACAGTGTAGCAGCATTGGTTTTCCAAAAAACGTGA